A region from the Streptosporangium sp. NBC_01756 genome encodes:
- a CDS encoding DUF4082 domain-containing protein translates to MQRQRLPIVVFALGVCIMLLIGASPAAWGLASVPRADPGGPTDTKAAGESRTAPGQPENLPGPKDAAPPEVVLLPEDASGPDPASPDTHGSEEASTPPDAPSTGGVTTPPSLPGSPRPADGSSPEGINPVEADPTPSAAPERRPVQPPRSSADVTGPGKNADHPTAGVGRGAKRTAGAARIRALRADCPPTSVICLENSLPGNPPSEWDIPGAGSSGIQGYGTTMSVNKGGTIQFKVDTDSTDYRVDIYRTGYYGGMGARKMTTISPSVPLPQTQPDCLSDPVTQLVDCGTWAVSASWAVPADAVSGVYLANLIRQDGTDGASQMIFVVRDDERGSDLLVQTSDATWQAYNTYGGASLYRGNGQQGRGFKVSYNRPFTTRGSTCCNGSVESWFFDSEYPMVRWMEANGYDVSYTTNIDTTARPAELLEHRLFISSGHDEYWSEEMRTNVQNALSGGVNLAFFSGNEVFWKTRWESSIDGSATPLRTLVCYKETLANAKIDPSPQWTGSWRDPRFSPPSNGGRPENALTGTWFRVNGVANNSLSVPAEFGDLRLWRNTSIATLPPGQTAVFPAGTLGYEWDQAPDNGSAPAGLVKLSRTIQSVPAFLLDFGSTYGPRIATHNLTLYKAASGALVFGAGTTQWAWGLDAFHDRPGSPTDVRMQQATVNLFADMHAQPASLQPNLVPATASTDTAAPTSTITNPLDDASLSAKVAVTIKGTATDTGGGVVAGIEVSVDGGTSWHPAAGRTDWQYRWTPTAAGTATIQVRAVDDIGNIQNPPTAVTVTVTSCPCTMWPATTVPAATSHWDPKAVEGGVKFRSASPGFITGVRFYKGALNTGTHVGNLWTSTGQLLAGATFINETDSGWQQVNFSAPVPIDAGTTYVASYHTTSGFYSITRPYFTTPHTSGPLTALANGTEGGNGVYTYSPTSAFPTSTYQATNYWVDVVFEPSNSLWDNTDLPDVPSSNDAQAITVGVKFSSATTGAINGIRFYKGSQNTGTHTGSLWTSSGQLLATATFTNESTSGWQRVNFSTPVPITAGTTYVASYHTTSGHYSTTRPYFTSAYTNDPLTAPADGEQGGNGVYTYGAANTFPTSTYQSTNYWVDVVFTPSNSLWDNSALPAVASHNDPKAVTLGVKFRSTTAGTIRGIRFYKGAQNTGPHTGSLWTSSGQLLATGTFTTESASGWQEMVFSTPVPITAGATYVASYHTTSGFYSTTRPYFTAPYTSAPLTALADGAEGGNGVYTYGAVSTFPISTYQATNYWVDVLLDFL, encoded by the coding sequence ATGCAACGGCAGAGGCTTCCGATAGTGGTGTTCGCCCTCGGCGTCTGCATCATGCTCCTGATCGGCGCGTCACCGGCTGCCTGGGGGCTGGCATCCGTCCCGCGTGCCGATCCGGGCGGTCCGACGGACACGAAGGCCGCCGGCGAGAGCCGGACGGCCCCGGGCCAACCGGAGAACCTTCCCGGCCCGAAGGACGCCGCTCCTCCGGAGGTCGTCCTCCTCCCGGAAGACGCCTCCGGTCCCGACCCCGCCTCGCCGGACACGCACGGCTCCGAAGAGGCCTCCACCCCGCCGGACGCCCCGTCCACCGGAGGCGTCACCACCCCGCCGAGCCTGCCCGGCTCGCCCCGGCCGGCCGACGGCTCAAGCCCGGAAGGCATCAACCCCGTGGAAGCGGATCCGACGCCGTCAGCAGCCCCGGAGCGGCGCCCGGTTCAACCCCCTCGCTCCTCCGCCGATGTGACGGGCCCCGGGAAGAACGCAGACCACCCGACGGCGGGCGTCGGCAGGGGGGCGAAGAGGACGGCCGGAGCCGCCCGGATCCGTGCCCTCCGCGCCGACTGCCCACCCACCTCCGTCATCTGCCTGGAGAACAGCCTGCCCGGCAACCCTCCCAGCGAATGGGACATACCGGGGGCGGGCAGCAGCGGCATCCAGGGCTACGGAACCACCATGAGCGTCAACAAGGGCGGGACCATCCAGTTCAAGGTGGACACCGACTCGACCGATTACCGGGTGGACATCTACCGCACGGGATACTACGGCGGGATGGGCGCGCGGAAGATGACGACGATCAGCCCGTCCGTCCCGCTGCCCCAGACGCAGCCGGACTGCCTGAGCGACCCGGTGACCCAACTGGTGGACTGCGGAACCTGGGCGGTTTCCGCTTCCTGGGCGGTACCGGCCGACGCCGTCTCCGGTGTGTACCTCGCGAACCTGATCCGGCAGGACGGAACGGACGGCGCCAGCCAGATGATATTCGTGGTCCGCGACGACGAGCGCGGATCGGATCTCCTCGTGCAGACCTCCGACGCCACCTGGCAGGCCTACAACACCTACGGCGGGGCCAGCCTGTATCGCGGCAACGGCCAGCAGGGACGTGGTTTCAAGGTGAGCTACAACCGCCCGTTCACCACACGTGGCAGCACCTGTTGCAACGGCTCGGTGGAGAGCTGGTTCTTCGACTCCGAATATCCGATGGTCAGATGGATGGAGGCCAACGGATACGACGTGAGCTACACCACGAACATCGACACCACGGCGCGGCCGGCGGAACTGCTCGAACACCGGCTGTTCATCTCCTCCGGCCATGACGAGTACTGGTCGGAGGAGATGCGGACGAATGTCCAGAACGCGCTGAGCGGCGGCGTCAACCTCGCCTTCTTCTCCGGGAACGAGGTCTTCTGGAAGACCAGGTGGGAGAGCAGCATCGACGGGTCGGCCACTCCGCTGCGGACACTCGTCTGCTACAAGGAGACGCTGGCCAACGCCAAGATCGATCCGAGTCCGCAGTGGACCGGTTCGTGGCGTGATCCGCGTTTCTCCCCGCCGTCGAACGGCGGCAGGCCCGAGAACGCCCTGACCGGGACGTGGTTCAGAGTCAACGGCGTCGCCAACAACTCGCTCAGCGTTCCCGCCGAGTTCGGCGACCTGCGGCTGTGGCGCAACACCTCCATCGCCACCCTTCCACCCGGTCAGACCGCGGTGTTCCCCGCGGGGACACTCGGCTACGAATGGGACCAGGCACCTGACAACGGTTCCGCGCCCGCCGGACTGGTGAAGCTCTCCAGGACGATCCAGAGCGTTCCGGCCTTCCTGCTCGACTTCGGCAGCACGTACGGACCCAGGATCGCGACGCACAATCTGACGCTTTACAAGGCCGCGAGCGGCGCCCTTGTCTTCGGTGCGGGAACCACGCAGTGGGCATGGGGACTCGACGCCTTCCACGATCGGCCGGGGTCGCCCACGGATGTCCGGATGCAGCAGGCGACGGTCAATCTCTTCGCCGACATGCATGCGCAGCCGGCCAGTCTCCAGCCGAACCTGGTTCCGGCGACCGCGTCGACGGACACCGCCGCCCCGACGTCAACGATCACCAACCCGCTGGACGACGCGTCCCTGTCCGCGAAAGTGGCTGTCACGATCAAGGGAACGGCGACCGACACCGGCGGTGGCGTCGTCGCGGGCATCGAGGTCTCGGTCGACGGCGGCACCTCCTGGCACCCGGCGGCGGGGCGCACCGACTGGCAGTATCGCTGGACGCCCACCGCAGCCGGAACCGCGACGATCCAGGTCCGAGCGGTCGACGACATCGGCAACATCCAGAATCCGCCGACCGCCGTCACCGTCACCGTCACCTCGTGCCCCTGCACCATGTGGCCGGCGACCACCGTGCCCGCCGCCACCTCGCACTGGGATCCCAAGGCGGTCGAAGGCGGGGTGAAATTCCGGTCCGCGAGTCCGGGCTTCATCACGGGGGTCAGGTTCTACAAGGGAGCGCTCAACACGGGGACGCACGTCGGCAATCTCTGGACCTCCACCGGACAGCTCCTGGCAGGGGCGACATTCATCAACGAGACGGACAGCGGTTGGCAACAGGTGAACTTCTCCGCACCCGTCCCGATCGACGCCGGCACCACCTACGTCGCCTCCTACCACACGACCTCGGGCTTCTACTCGATAACCAGACCGTACTTCACGACTCCGCACACCAGCGGCCCGCTCACCGCACTCGCCAACGGCACGGAAGGCGGCAACGGCGTATACACCTACAGCCCCACGAGCGCCTTCCCCACCAGCACCTACCAGGCCACCAACTACTGGGTCGACGTCGTGTTCGAACCGTCGAACAGCCTGTGGGACAACACGGACCTCCCGGACGTCCCCTCCAGCAACGACGCCCAGGCCATCACGGTGGGCGTGAAGTTCAGCTCGGCCACGACCGGCGCCATCAACGGCATCCGGTTCTACAAGGGGTCGCAGAACACCGGAACCCACACCGGGAGCCTGTGGACGAGCAGCGGTCAGCTCCTCGCGACGGCGACCTTCACCAACGAGAGCACCTCCGGCTGGCAGCGGGTGAACTTCTCCACTCCCGTCCCGATCACCGCCGGCACCACCTACGTCGCCTCCTACCACACGACATCGGGGCATTACTCCACGACGAGGCCGTATTTCACCTCCGCGTACACGAACGACCCGCTCACCGCACCCGCCGACGGCGAGCAAGGCGGCAACGGCGTATACACCTACGGCGCCGCGAACACCTTCCCCACCAGCACCTACCAGTCCACCAACTACTGGGTCGACGTCGTGTTCACTCCGTCGAACAGCCTGTGGGACAACTCGGCGCTCCCGGCTGTCGCATCGCACAACGATCCCAAGGCGGTCACCCTGGGTGTGAAATTCAGATCGACCACGGCCGGCACCATCAGGGGAATCCGGTTCTACAAGGGGGCGCAGAACACCGGACCCCACACCGGGAGCCTGTGGACGAGCAGCGGTCAGCTCCTCGCGACGGGGACCTTCACCACCGAGAGCGCCTCCGGCTGGCAGGAGATGGTCTTCTCCACGCCCGTCCCGATCACCGCCGGCGCCACCTACGTCGCCTCCTACCACACGACCTCGGGCTTCTACTCGACAACCAGACCGTACTTCACGGCTCCGTACACCAGCGCCCCGCTCACCGCGCTCGCCGACGGTGCGGAAGGCGGCAACGGCGTGTACACCTACGGCGCCGTGAGCACCTTCCCCATCAGCACCTACCAGGCCACCAACTACTGGGTCGACGTGTTGCTCGACTTCCTCTAG
- the asnB gene encoding asparagine synthase (glutamine-hydrolyzing) produces MASTLLPDPQLIHRMCDVMVHRGPDGDGFHSDEHAVLGMRRLAIIDLATGDQPVYSENARVVAVFNGEIYNFAELRQDLIRRGHRLSSAGDSECLVHLYQEHGADLVRRLRGMFAFAIWDRDRERLVLARDRVGKKPLYWRADQSSIWFGSELKSLEQDPRMSREIDPVALHHYLTYQYVPAPWSIYQGVHKLPPGHLLIWERGEITVRRYWELDRTPRPVTDGRDEEERLRELLLEATRIRMVSERPIGAFLSGGVDSSAVVAAMAMQSHGQVKTFCVGFEDSRYDERHKARMVAERYGTDHHELVVTAGLLDVLPHLAWHFDEPFADSSAIPSFYVAQLSRRHVTVALNGDGGDECFAGYRRYVLMNRARRLPAIPRTLAALSARIGTVLTERSGTGSWPRHLGRLMRFAAERPSRRYPSLMASFTHEQKSRIYSDALHHRLAEVDSYGLLETIFRSSSADTDLGRALDVDTLTYLPGDLLVKVDTTTMANSLEARSPFLDHHLMEWAAGLPGELNISNGQTKLLLKRAVAPWLPEELLCYPKQGFGVPLAAWLRGELRELAFDVLTDGTARSRGLFKPPAIRHLLQRHMDGADHGGQLWALLQFELWHRAHASVSGVVAAEVGCPAPLT; encoded by the coding sequence ATGGCGTCGACGCTTCTTCCCGACCCTCAGCTCATCCACCGCATGTGCGATGTGATGGTGCACCGGGGCCCCGACGGGGACGGCTTCCACAGCGACGAGCACGCGGTGCTCGGCATGCGCCGGCTGGCGATCATCGATCTCGCCACCGGCGACCAGCCGGTCTACAGCGAGAACGCCCGGGTCGTGGCCGTCTTCAACGGCGAGATCTACAACTTCGCCGAACTGCGGCAGGACCTGATCCGGCGAGGACACCGGTTGAGTTCGGCCGGGGACTCTGAGTGCCTCGTCCACCTTTACCAGGAACACGGCGCCGACCTGGTCCGGCGGCTCCGCGGGATGTTCGCCTTCGCCATCTGGGACCGCGACCGGGAACGCCTGGTCCTGGCCCGGGACAGGGTGGGGAAGAAACCGCTCTACTGGCGGGCCGACCAGTCCTCGATCTGGTTCGGGTCAGAGCTGAAATCCCTTGAGCAGGACCCCCGGATGAGCCGTGAGATCGATCCGGTCGCTCTGCATCACTACCTGACCTACCAATACGTTCCCGCACCGTGGTCGATCTATCAGGGCGTGCACAAGCTCCCTCCCGGGCACCTGCTCATCTGGGAGCGGGGAGAGATCACCGTACGCCGCTACTGGGAACTGGACCGCACTCCACGACCGGTGACGGACGGACGGGACGAGGAGGAGCGGCTGCGCGAGCTGCTCCTGGAGGCGACCCGGATCCGCATGGTGAGCGAGAGGCCCATCGGGGCGTTCCTGTCAGGTGGAGTGGATTCCTCCGCGGTCGTGGCGGCCATGGCCATGCAGAGCCACGGACAGGTGAAGACGTTCTGCGTCGGCTTCGAGGACAGCCGGTACGACGAGCGGCACAAGGCGCGGATGGTCGCCGAGCGGTACGGCACCGATCACCACGAACTGGTGGTGACGGCCGGCCTACTCGACGTCCTTCCGCATCTCGCGTGGCACTTCGACGAGCCGTTCGCCGACTCCTCGGCGATTCCCAGCTTCTATGTGGCACAGCTGAGCCGGCGGCATGTCACCGTCGCGCTCAACGGGGACGGCGGGGACGAGTGTTTCGCCGGCTACCGGCGCTACGTCCTGATGAATCGGGCCCGGAGGCTGCCGGCCATCCCCAGGACCCTCGCGGCCCTGTCCGCTCGGATCGGCACTGTTCTCACCGAGCGGAGCGGAACCGGATCCTGGCCCCGGCATCTTGGCCGGCTGATGCGATTCGCCGCAGAGCGCCCGTCACGGCGCTATCCCAGCCTGATGGCCTCCTTCACGCACGAGCAGAAGTCCAGGATCTACAGTGACGCGCTCCACCACCGGCTCGCGGAGGTGGACAGCTACGGGCTGCTCGAAACGATCTTCAGAAGTTCGTCGGCCGACACCGATCTCGGCCGGGCGCTGGATGTCGACACCCTCACCTACCTCCCCGGCGACCTGCTGGTGAAGGTGGACACCACCACGATGGCCAACTCACTGGAAGCTCGCTCCCCGTTCCTTGACCATCACCTGATGGAGTGGGCGGCAGGCCTTCCCGGCGAGTTGAACATCAGCAACGGCCAGACCAAACTACTGCTGAAACGGGCGGTCGCACCCTGGCTGCCGGAAGAGCTGCTGTGCTACCCCAAGCAGGGTTTCGGCGTTCCGCTGGCGGCCTGGCTCCGTGGTGAGCTGCGGGAGCTGGCCTTCGACGTGCTCACGGACGGCACCGCCCGCAGCCGGGGGCTGTTCAAGCCGCCGGCGATCCGCCATCTGCTCCAGCGGCACATGGATGGCGCCGATCACGGCGGTCAACTGTGGGCGCTGCTGCAGTTCGAGCTCTGGCACCGGGCTCACGCGTCCGTGAGCGGAGTCGTCGCGGCGGAGGTCGGCTGCCCCGCGCCCCTGACGTGA
- a CDS encoding glycosyltransferase family 4 protein, with translation MKTETGPTPSRAKVVYVVPHLSSEESEHFAHIPAFLEALGKRVDLIALVERGTPPERLPGVHMIVSAVGRNRLSRLFGSIRAVRSCARAGYRTYFLRYSRFFLIMLIVTYPFFGHRIFLWRSGTADLIEHGRRRTVRQRLNDGLNQLLSRCVHTFVTGPESMVPVMRARWHVPGNKMRLLYNDIDSNRFVPLSPEERAEVRRRHGWGDDEFVVLFVHRLSFRRGTRLLAPLLDHVGADLRRPVRLVVVGDGPDRSLLTHQSTGRPGLQILGAVPNRDLPPLYGAADCFLMPSYEEGFPRVLLEAMSSALPIVTTGAGGSADVVGPDYPFICDVGDLTGLAEKVAEVAHLPLAERTALGGRLRERARHEFSPQRVAQMLEDIL, from the coding sequence GTGAAAACGGAGACCGGGCCCACCCCCTCCCGCGCAAAAGTCGTTTATGTCGTTCCGCACCTGTCCTCAGAAGAATCCGAGCACTTCGCGCACATCCCCGCTTTCCTCGAGGCTCTCGGGAAACGGGTCGACCTGATCGCGCTGGTCGAGCGGGGAACGCCGCCCGAAAGGCTGCCCGGTGTGCATATGATCGTCTCGGCGGTGGGCCGCAACCGGCTCAGCCGCCTTTTCGGCTCCATTCGCGCGGTGCGCTCGTGCGCGCGGGCCGGCTACCGCACGTATTTCCTGCGGTACTCACGCTTCTTCCTCATCATGCTCATCGTGACCTATCCGTTTTTCGGGCACCGCATATTCCTGTGGCGCAGCGGCACAGCCGATCTGATCGAACACGGGCGCAGGAGGACGGTGCGGCAACGGCTGAACGACGGGCTCAACCAGTTGCTCTCCCGGTGCGTTCACACGTTCGTCACGGGGCCGGAGAGCATGGTCCCGGTCATGCGTGCACGGTGGCACGTGCCCGGCAACAAGATGCGCCTGCTGTACAACGACATTGACAGCAACCGCTTCGTCCCGCTCTCTCCGGAGGAGCGGGCGGAAGTCCGTCGTCGCCATGGCTGGGGCGATGACGAGTTCGTCGTTCTCTTCGTCCACCGGCTCTCCTTCCGGAGAGGGACGCGGCTGCTCGCCCCGCTGCTCGACCACGTCGGCGCCGACCTGCGGCGCCCGGTGCGACTGGTAGTGGTGGGGGACGGCCCCGATCGTTCCCTGCTCACCCACCAGAGCACCGGCCGGCCGGGACTGCAGATCCTGGGAGCGGTTCCCAACCGGGATCTTCCGCCGCTGTACGGCGCCGCCGACTGCTTCCTGATGCCGAGTTACGAGGAGGGTTTCCCCCGCGTGCTCCTGGAGGCGATGAGTTCGGCGCTCCCCATCGTGACGACCGGGGCCGGCGGCTCGGCGGATGTGGTGGGCCCGGACTACCCGTTCATCTGCGACGTCGGAGACCTCACGGGCCTGGCGGAGAAGGTGGCCGAGGTCGCGCACCTGCCGCTGGCCGAGCGCACGGCTCTCGGAGGCCGGCTGCGAGAGCGGGCCCGGCACGAGTTCTCCCCCCAGAGAGTCGCCCAGATGCTGGAGGACATCCTGTGA